The Micromonospora sp. Llam0 genome includes a window with the following:
- a CDS encoding helix-turn-helix domain-containing protein: protein MSLRHQGHFVRYLADWIARLIEDGETYEVEFKGERRERLNDRDLVEAVVCLANGNGGVLLVGVEDDGVVSGARARHEAGGTDPLRVQALIANMTQPPLSAVVGPMFGGRLLVTVVRHVSRIMLTRCSLTRWTVAPFTGLASESVVPGGKTWIR, encoded by the coding sequence GTGAGTCTGCGGCATCAGGGACATTTTGTCCGGTATCTGGCTGATTGGATCGCCCGGTTGATCGAAGACGGCGAGACGTACGAGGTCGAGTTCAAGGGTGAACGGCGGGAGCGACTCAATGACCGTGACTTGGTGGAGGCGGTCGTGTGCCTCGCCAACGGAAATGGCGGGGTGTTGCTCGTCGGCGTCGAGGACGACGGGGTCGTCAGCGGAGCGCGTGCTCGGCACGAGGCTGGCGGCACGGATCCGCTGCGGGTTCAGGCTCTGATCGCGAACATGACGCAGCCTCCACTCTCGGCTGTAGTGGGACCTATGTTCGGCGGGCGATTGCTGGTGACGGTAGTCCGACATGTGTCCCGTATCATGCTCACGAGATGCTCGCTCACGAGGTGGACCGTGGCGCCATTTACTGGGCTGGCCTCCGAGTCGGTGGTGCCGGGTGGGAAGACCT
- a CDS encoding vancomycin high temperature exclusion protein, with protein MDDALAHPSRRTRWLRRKLTLCAAAAVAVALLVTGSGYWVRASAAEHVYELASVPAAPVALVLGAQVRPDGTPSEFLAGRLEVARRLVEADRVRAVLVSGDHREWDYDEPGAMRRWLIDRGVPADRIVQDHAGLDTYDSCLRARRVFGVEQAIVVTQSFHIERAVTVCRRVGVDAVGVGDDSVRRFERAWRWGAFRERFAAVKAAYDVLVGRDPALPGPPETSLDDALRE; from the coding sequence ATGGACGACGCCCTGGCTCATCCGTCCCGTCGAACCCGTTGGCTGCGCCGCAAACTGACCCTCTGCGCGGCGGCGGCGGTCGCGGTCGCGCTGCTGGTGACCGGCAGCGGGTACTGGGTGCGGGCGTCGGCGGCCGAGCACGTCTACGAGCTGGCCAGCGTGCCGGCCGCGCCGGTCGCCCTGGTCCTCGGGGCGCAGGTCCGGCCGGACGGTACGCCGTCGGAGTTCCTGGCCGGTCGGCTGGAGGTGGCCCGGCGGCTGGTCGAAGCCGACCGGGTCCGGGCGGTGCTGGTCTCCGGTGACCACCGGGAGTGGGACTACGACGAGCCGGGCGCGATGCGGCGTTGGCTGATCGACCGGGGCGTGCCGGCGGACCGGATCGTGCAGGACCACGCCGGTCTGGACACCTACGACTCGTGCCTGCGGGCGCGCCGCGTCTTCGGTGTGGAGCAGGCGATCGTGGTGACGCAGAGCTTCCACATCGAGCGGGCGGTCACGGTCTGCCGGCGGGTCGGCGTGGACGCGGTCGGCGTCGGCGACGATTCGGTACGCCGATTCGAGCGGGCCTGGCGCTGGGGCGCGTTCCGGGAGCGGTTCGCTGCGGTCAAGGCCGCGTACGACGTGCTGGTGGGCCGGGATCCGGCGCTGCCCGGCCCACCCGAGACCAGCCTCGACGACGCCCTGCGCGAGTGA